A genomic region of Actinomycetota bacterium contains the following coding sequences:
- a CDS encoding nuclear transport factor 2 family protein codes for MLFSKKRTGVDPMAVVARFVEAANRHDVDGIYSVVHPDFDSIQPCFPSRNFSGSDQVRKNWRAIFESEPGFRLTVLRSARSGNTVWVELHGAGNAAQVAGVFILGVEDDKIRWARVYSGPVEQVGEEGEASARQMQGA; via the coding sequence GTGCTGTTCTCGAAAAAGCGGACGGGAGTCGACCCCATGGCGGTCGTCGCCCGTTTCGTGGAGGCGGCCAACCGTCACGACGTCGACGGCATCTACTCGGTCGTCCACCCCGACTTCGACAGCATCCAGCCGTGCTTCCCGTCGCGGAACTTCTCCGGTTCCGACCAGGTCCGCAAGAACTGGCGGGCCATCTTCGAGTCCGAGCCCGGCTTCCGGCTCACGGTGCTGCGCTCCGCCCGTTCGGGCAACACCGTGTGGGTCGAGCTGCACGGGGCGGGCAACGCCGCCCAGGTCGCGGGCGTCTTCATCCTGGGCGTGGAAGACGACAAGATCCGCTGGGCTCGCGTCTACAGCGGCCCCGTCGAGCAGGTCGGCGAAGAGGGCGAGGCCTCGGCCCGCCAGATGCAGGGCGCGTAG